The Actinocatenispora sera genome has a window encoding:
- a CDS encoding SDR family NAD(P)-dependent oxidoreductase, which yields MTQRLQGRTALVTGSTSNIGRAIARAFAAEGAHVVVSGRDDNRGDAVVAEIERAGGRASFVRADLDGTAEASQALAAEATRRLGGRLDILVNNAGIYPPGTTSTTDPATFDRVYAVNVKAPFFLTQVVAPAMVAAGGGVIINLGSWIARRGVPTGALYASTKGALETLTRAWSAEFGGRGVRVDAISPGVVRDPALDPAGTFPGQTLMQGTPAGTAGHPDAIAAAAVYLASDDAAFVHGAVLDIDGGRTGVTTTGVTTTRPTTTGGTTTDGG from the coding sequence ATGACACAACGACTGCAGGGCCGCACGGCCCTGGTGACCGGCTCGACCAGCAACATCGGCCGCGCGATCGCGCGCGCGTTCGCCGCCGAGGGGGCGCACGTGGTGGTGTCCGGCCGGGACGACAACCGTGGCGACGCCGTGGTCGCCGAGATCGAGCGGGCCGGCGGCCGGGCCAGCTTCGTCCGAGCCGACCTGGACGGTACGGCCGAGGCCAGCCAGGCGCTCGCCGCCGAGGCGACCCGCCGGCTGGGCGGGCGGCTCGACATCCTGGTCAACAACGCCGGGATCTACCCGCCCGGTACGACGTCGACGACCGATCCGGCGACCTTCGACCGGGTGTACGCGGTGAACGTCAAGGCGCCGTTCTTCCTCACCCAGGTGGTGGCGCCCGCGATGGTGGCCGCCGGCGGTGGCGTGATCATCAACCTCGGGTCCTGGATCGCGCGGCGAGGCGTGCCGACGGGCGCACTGTACGCGTCGACCAAGGGCGCCCTGGAGACGCTCACCCGCGCCTGGTCCGCCGAGTTCGGCGGCCGGGGCGTGCGGGTCGACGCGATCTCGCCGGGCGTCGTCCGGGACCCGGCGCTCGACCCGGCCGGCACGTTCCCCGGCCAGACCCTGATGCAGGGCACCCCGGCCGGTACCGCCGGGCACCCGGACGCGATCGCCGCCGCCGCGGTGTACCTCGCCTCCGACGACGCCGCATTCGTGCACGGCGCCGTGCTCGACATCGACGGCGGCCGTACCGGCGTCACCACCACCGGCGTCACCACCACCCGGCCCACCACCACCGGCGGCACGACCACCGACGGCGGGTGA
- a CDS encoding TetR/AcrR family transcriptional regulator has translation MRITAKGRATRQRIIDGAAAHLHSAEPGEMTLDDVRAITGTSKGQLFHYFPGGKEELLLAVAQHEADRVLDDQQPHLGALTSWPAWQRWRDAVLARYQAQGSHCPLSALMSQLTTTPGATEVVRALLAQWQQHIRVGIEAMQAAGRIRPELDPDRTAAAFVAGIQGGVQVLRSTGRIDHLAAVFDVLLTHLRTTPTDTTTGR, from the coding sequence GTGAGGATCACGGCGAAGGGGCGCGCGACCCGGCAACGCATCATCGATGGTGCGGCGGCTCACCTGCACAGCGCCGAGCCGGGGGAGATGACCCTCGACGACGTCCGCGCCATCACCGGGACCAGCAAGGGCCAGCTGTTCCACTACTTTCCCGGCGGCAAGGAGGAACTGCTGCTCGCCGTCGCGCAACACGAGGCCGACCGGGTGCTCGACGACCAGCAGCCGCACCTCGGTGCGCTCACCTCCTGGCCGGCCTGGCAGCGCTGGCGCGACGCGGTGCTCGCCCGGTACCAGGCGCAGGGCTCGCACTGCCCGCTGAGTGCGCTGATGAGTCAACTCACCACCACTCCGGGGGCCACCGAGGTGGTGCGCGCGCTGCTCGCCCAGTGGCAGCAGCACATCCGGGTGGGCATCGAGGCGATGCAGGCCGCCGGCCGGATCCGCCCCGAACTGGACCCCGACCGTACGGCCGCCGCCTTCGTCGCCGGCATCCAGGGCGGCGTTCAGGTGCTCCGCTCCACCGGCCGCATCGACCACCTCGCCGCCGTCTTCGACGTCCTCCTCACCCACCTCCGCACGACACCTACTGACACGACCACGGGCCGGTGA
- a CDS encoding GntR family transcriptional regulator: MEAVPDIEVPKWEQIALDVEKQIRSGAYQPGQRVMSENTIAQAYGVARGTARRAIAGLVEWGMVRVRPRQGVYAAPRESWRKPA; the protein is encoded by the coding sequence ATGGAGGCCGTGCCGGACATCGAAGTGCCGAAGTGGGAGCAGATCGCCCTCGACGTCGAGAAGCAGATCCGCTCCGGGGCGTATCAGCCCGGCCAGCGGGTGATGTCGGAGAACACCATCGCCCAGGCGTACGGAGTCGCCCGCGGGACCGCTCGCCGGGCGATCGCCGGGCTCGTGGAGTGGGGCATGGTCCGGGTGCGGCCACGGCAGGGCGTCTACGCGGCGCCCCGGGAGTCCTGGCGCAAGCCGGCGTAG
- the glnA gene encoding type I glutamate--ammonia ligase — protein sequence MFDNSEALLKYLADDGVRFVDVRFCDLPGVMQHFTVPVESFDADVFTDGLAFDGSSIRGFQQIHESDMLLLPDPATAFVDPFRAEKTLALNFFVHDPFTREPYSRDPRNIARKAETYLAASGIADTAYFGAEAEFYLFDSIRYDTATQHGFYHIDSIEGAWNSGSVEGGANLGHKITPKGGYFPVSPVDQTADLRDTITRNLLRAGLVVERAHHEVGTAGQAEINYRFSTLLHSGDQVQLFKYIVKNTAHAAGKTATFMPKPLFGDNGSGMHTHQSLWAGGDPLFYDETGYAGLSDVARWYIGGLLHHAPSLLAFTNPTVNSYRRLVPGFEAPVNLVYSQRNRSACTRIPVTGTNPKAKRVEFRVPDPSSNPYLAFSSMLMAGLDGVRNKIEPPEPVDKDLYELPPEEFAGVKQVPGSLPEVLDALEADNEYLLAGDVFTSDLIESWVDYKRANEVDPIRLRPTPHEFALYYDV from the coding sequence GTGTTCGACAACTCCGAGGCACTGCTGAAGTATCTGGCCGACGACGGCGTGCGGTTCGTCGACGTCCGGTTCTGCGACCTGCCGGGGGTGATGCAGCACTTCACGGTGCCGGTCGAGTCGTTCGACGCGGACGTGTTCACCGACGGTCTGGCGTTCGACGGTTCCTCGATCCGCGGCTTCCAGCAGATCCACGAGTCGGACATGCTGCTGCTGCCCGACCCGGCGACGGCGTTCGTCGACCCGTTCCGGGCCGAGAAGACGCTGGCGCTCAACTTCTTCGTGCACGACCCGTTCACGCGCGAGCCGTACAGCCGGGACCCGCGCAACATCGCCCGCAAGGCCGAGACCTACCTCGCCGCGAGCGGCATCGCCGACACCGCCTACTTCGGCGCCGAGGCCGAGTTCTACCTGTTCGACTCGATCCGGTACGACACGGCCACCCAGCACGGCTTCTACCACATCGACTCGATCGAGGGCGCCTGGAACTCGGGCTCGGTCGAGGGCGGCGCCAACCTGGGCCACAAGATCACTCCGAAGGGCGGCTACTTCCCGGTGTCGCCGGTCGACCAGACCGCCGACCTGCGCGACACGATCACCCGGAACCTGCTCCGGGCCGGACTGGTCGTGGAGCGGGCCCACCACGAGGTCGGTACCGCCGGGCAGGCCGAGATCAACTACCGGTTCTCCACCCTGCTGCACTCCGGCGACCAGGTGCAGCTGTTCAAGTACATCGTGAAGAACACCGCGCACGCCGCCGGCAAGACCGCCACGTTCATGCCGAAGCCGCTGTTCGGCGACAACGGGTCGGGCATGCACACCCACCAGAGCCTGTGGGCCGGCGGCGACCCGCTCTTCTACGACGAGACCGGGTACGCGGGCCTGTCCGACGTCGCCCGCTGGTACATCGGCGGCCTGCTGCACCACGCGCCGAGCCTGCTGGCGTTCACCAACCCGACGGTCAACTCGTACCGGCGGCTGGTGCCCGGGTTCGAGGCGCCGGTCAACCTGGTGTACTCGCAGCGCAACCGCTCGGCGTGCACCCGCATCCCGGTGACCGGCACGAACCCGAAGGCCAAGCGGGTCGAGTTCCGGGTGCCGGACCCGTCGTCCAACCCGTACCTGGCGTTCTCGTCGATGCTGATGGCCGGGCTCGACGGAGTGCGCAACAAGATCGAGCCGCCGGAGCCGGTCGACAAGGACCTGTACGAGCTGCCGCCGGAGGAGTTCGCCGGCGTCAAGCAGGTACCGGGGTCGCTGCCGGAGGTGCTCGACGCACTGGAGGCCGACAACGAGTACCTGCTCGCCGGCGACGTGTTCACCAGCGACCTGATCGAGTCGTGGGTGGACTACAAGCGCGCCAACGAGGTCGACCCGATCCGCCTGCGCCCCACCCCGCACGAGTTCGCCCTCTACTACGACGTCTGA
- a CDS encoding RDD family protein codes for MSERSSQQTTGRPADPNAPAEPGSPATWGKRFVALVLDWILCLLVGTVLARLTGVFSNQTMVGFWAYPVLIVEYGVFIGVFGQTVGMRLARIACLRVSDHGRVGVPRALLRGFLLCLIVPPLVIGPGGRGLHDRAARSIMVHT; via the coding sequence GTGAGCGAGCGCTCGTCCCAGCAGACCACCGGCCGGCCCGCCGACCCGAACGCGCCGGCCGAGCCGGGCAGCCCCGCCACCTGGGGCAAGCGGTTCGTCGCGCTGGTCCTCGACTGGATCCTCTGCCTGCTGGTCGGAACCGTGCTGGCCCGCCTGACCGGGGTGTTCTCCAACCAGACCATGGTCGGCTTCTGGGCCTACCCGGTGCTGATCGTCGAGTACGGGGTCTTCATCGGGGTCTTCGGCCAGACGGTGGGCATGCGTCTGGCCCGGATCGCCTGCCTGCGGGTGTCGGATCATGGCCGGGTCGGCGTGCCGCGGGCCCTGCTGCGCGGCTTCCTGCTCTGCCTGATCGTGCCGCCGCTCGTGATCGGCCCGGGTGGCCGCGGCCTGCACGACCGCGCCGCCCGCTCGATCATGGTGCACACCTGA
- a CDS encoding EamA family transporter, translated as MADTATGARTRTAQAAGALAAPAGSVAARTALTALAPVVWGTTYLVASQWLPPGHPLWSATLRALPAGLIALALGRRLPRGAWWWRAALLGTLNIGAFFALLFVAAYRLPGGVAAILGALQPLAVAALAYGLLRERPTLWRLGWAIAGAGGVAVIVLRAGAALDPVGIVAGSLGTAGMAAGVVLSKRWRRPVGVLAYTGWQLTAGGLLLLPLAVLVEGALPPLDLPALGGYLWLGGVGTLLAYGLWFTGIGRLPVTALSFLPLLSPVVAAAVGWLVLGQSLGPLQVAGFVLALGAIAAAQFAPRRRTARPTPEDNPSA; from the coding sequence ATGGCCGACACCGCCACCGGCGCCCGGACCCGTACCGCGCAGGCCGCCGGTGCCCTCGCGGCGCCGGCGGGATCCGTCGCGGCACGCACCGCGCTGACCGCCCTCGCCCCCGTCGTCTGGGGCACCACCTACCTGGTCGCCAGCCAATGGCTGCCGCCCGGCCATCCGCTCTGGTCGGCGACCCTGCGCGCGCTGCCGGCCGGTCTGATCGCCCTCGCCCTCGGCCGCCGGCTACCGCGCGGCGCGTGGTGGTGGCGCGCTGCCCTGCTGGGCACGCTCAACATCGGCGCCTTCTTCGCGCTGCTGTTCGTCGCCGCGTACCGGCTGCCCGGCGGCGTCGCCGCGATCCTCGGCGCACTGCAACCGCTCGCCGTCGCCGCCCTCGCGTACGGGCTGCTCCGGGAGCGACCGACGCTGTGGCGGCTCGGCTGGGCGATCGCCGGAGCCGGCGGGGTGGCGGTGATCGTGCTGCGCGCCGGCGCCGCCCTCGATCCGGTCGGCATCGTCGCCGGCAGCCTCGGTACCGCCGGGATGGCGGCCGGCGTGGTCCTGTCGAAGCGGTGGCGACGACCGGTCGGCGTCCTCGCGTACACCGGCTGGCAGCTCACCGCCGGCGGGCTCCTGCTGCTCCCCCTCGCCGTACTGGTCGAGGGAGCGCTGCCACCGCTGGACCTGCCCGCGCTCGGCGGCTACCTGTGGCTCGGCGGCGTCGGCACACTGCTCGCGTACGGCCTCTGGTTCACCGGCATCGGCCGGCTGCCGGTCACCGCGCTGTCGTTCCTGCCCCTGCTCTCCCCCGTCGTCGCCGCGGCCGTGGGCTGGCTGGTGCTGGGCCAGTCCCTGGGCCCGCTGCAGGTGGCCGGCTTCGTCCTCGCGCTCGGCGCCATCGCCGCCGCACAGTTCGCCCCCCGTCGGCGCACCGCCCGCCCCACGCCGGAGGACAACCCGTCCGCCTGA
- a CDS encoding MarR family winged helix-turn-helix transcriptional regulator, with the protein MPDAVDRILAQWQAERPDLDASPMGIVGRIKRVGRLLEHGLGEYFAQHDLQSWEFDILATLRRSGPPYQLTAGALVASSMITSGAMTNRIDRLTSRGLVTRRVDPGNRRSVLIALTEEGRTLIDRAVTGHVANEDRLLAGLSAAQRDQLADLLRTLALHLGDEAPASRT; encoded by the coding sequence ATGCCGGACGCGGTCGATCGGATTCTCGCGCAGTGGCAGGCCGAGCGGCCCGATCTGGACGCCAGCCCGATGGGCATCGTCGGCCGGATCAAGCGGGTCGGCCGGCTGCTGGAGCACGGCCTCGGGGAGTACTTCGCCCAGCACGACCTGCAGTCGTGGGAGTTCGACATCCTCGCCACGCTGCGCCGCAGCGGCCCGCCCTACCAGCTGACCGCCGGCGCGCTGGTGGCCTCCTCGATGATCACGTCGGGTGCGATGACCAACCGGATCGACCGGCTGACCTCGCGCGGGCTGGTGACCCGCCGGGTCGATCCGGGCAACCGGCGCAGCGTGCTGATCGCGCTGACCGAGGAGGGGCGCACGCTCATCGACCGCGCGGTGACCGGCCACGTCGCCAACGAGGACCGGCTGCTTGCCGGCCTGTCGGCGGCGCAGCGCGACCAGCTCGCCGACCTGCTGCGCACCCTCGCCCTGCACCTGGGCGACGAGGCGCCGGCAAGCCGGACCTAG
- a CDS encoding DUF4191 domain-containing protein, giving the protein MAKAEPEKASFLERLKQIRTAFVFTAKRDTLFLPLVIVAVVIPLAAGVIAFLLLGSPVWIAVGVVLALLAVLIVMNLRANTAMLNEAEGKVGAAAAILQTMRGDWKVTPAVQATTQEDFVHRAVCRAGVVLIGEGNPGRLRSLLGQEKKRTSRVAGDTPIYDIQVGDEEGQVSLRKLRSHLLKLPRNITAKQVSALDTRLGAIGSRPPMPKGPMPRNARPPKGAYKAMRGR; this is encoded by the coding sequence ATGGCCAAAGCTGAGCCGGAGAAGGCATCGTTCCTCGAACGCCTGAAGCAGATCCGCACCGCGTTCGTGTTCACCGCCAAGCGCGACACCCTGTTCCTGCCGCTGGTGATCGTCGCGGTGGTGATCCCGCTCGCGGCCGGCGTGATCGCGTTCCTGCTGCTCGGCTCGCCGGTCTGGATCGCGGTCGGCGTGGTGCTCGCGCTGCTCGCGGTGCTGATCGTGATGAACCTGCGGGCCAACACCGCGATGCTCAACGAGGCCGAGGGCAAGGTGGGTGCCGCCGCGGCGATCCTGCAGACGATGCGCGGCGACTGGAAGGTCACCCCCGCGGTGCAGGCGACCACGCAGGAGGACTTCGTGCACCGGGCGGTCTGCCGCGCCGGCGTCGTGCTGATCGGCGAGGGCAACCCCGGCCGGCTGCGCAGCCTGCTCGGCCAGGAGAAGAAGCGCACCTCCCGGGTCGCCGGTGACACCCCGATCTACGACATCCAGGTCGGTGACGAGGAGGGCCAGGTCAGCCTGCGCAAGCTGCGCAGCCATCTGCTGAAGCTGCCCCGCAACATCACCGCCAAGCAGGTCTCCGCGCTGGACACCCGGCTCGGCGCGATCGGTTCCCGGCCGCCGATGCCGAAGGGCCCGATGCCCCGGAACGCCCGCCCGCCCAAGGGCGCCTACAAGGCGATGCGCGGCCGGTAG
- the lipA gene encoding lipoyl synthase: MTVVQPEGRRLLRIEARNSETPIERKPPWIKVRAKMGPEYTDLKGLVKREGLHTVCEEAGCPNIYECWEDREATFLIGGDQCTRRCDFCQIDTGRPAEFDADEPRRVADSVATMGLKYATITGVARDDLPDGGAWLYAETVRQIHKHVPGCGVELLIPDFNAKPDQLAEVFSSRPEVLAHNIETVPRIFKRIRPGFRYERSLEVITKAREDGLVTKSNLILGMGEEFDEVVQAMRDLFDAGCELLTITQYLRPSVRHHPIDRWVKPEEFVALREEAERIGFAGVLAGPLVRSSYRAGRLFRQAKTARGEALPPELAIQSV, translated from the coding sequence GTGACCGTGGTTCAGCCAGAGGGCCGACGACTTCTGCGCATCGAGGCCCGCAACTCCGAAACGCCCATCGAGCGCAAGCCGCCGTGGATCAAGGTGCGCGCCAAGATGGGTCCCGAGTACACGGATCTGAAGGGCCTGGTGAAACGCGAGGGCCTGCACACCGTGTGCGAGGAGGCCGGCTGCCCCAACATCTACGAGTGTTGGGAGGACCGCGAGGCCACCTTCCTCATCGGCGGTGACCAGTGCACCCGCCGGTGCGACTTCTGCCAGATCGACACCGGGCGGCCGGCCGAGTTCGACGCCGACGAGCCGCGCCGGGTGGCCGACTCGGTCGCCACCATGGGCCTGAAGTACGCGACGATCACCGGCGTGGCCCGCGACGACCTGCCCGACGGCGGCGCCTGGCTGTACGCCGAGACCGTCCGGCAGATCCACAAGCACGTGCCCGGCTGCGGCGTCGAGCTGCTGATTCCCGACTTCAACGCCAAGCCCGACCAGCTGGCCGAGGTGTTCTCGTCCCGGCCGGAGGTGCTCGCGCACAACATCGAGACGGTGCCGCGCATCTTCAAGCGGATCCGCCCCGGCTTCCGGTACGAGCGGTCGCTGGAGGTGATCACCAAGGCGCGCGAGGACGGCCTGGTCACCAAGTCCAACCTGATCCTCGGCATGGGTGAGGAGTTCGACGAGGTCGTGCAGGCGATGCGGGACCTGTTCGACGCCGGTTGCGAGCTGCTCACCATCACCCAGTACCTGCGCCCGTCGGTGCGACACCACCCGATCGACCGGTGGGTCAAGCCGGAGGAGTTCGTGGCGCTGCGCGAGGAGGCCGAGCGGATCGGCTTCGCCGGCGTGCTGGCCGGGCCGCTGGTGCGCTCGTCGTACCGCGCCGGCCGGCTGTTCCGGCAGGCCAAGACGGCGCGCGGCGAGGCGCTGCCGCCCGAGCTCGCGATCCAGTCCGTCTGA
- the aspS gene encoding aspartate--tRNA(Asn) ligase, whose translation MQRILSTELAAHAGEQVRLAGWVHRRRLLKSVAFLILRDRAGLAQVVVSDPAARQRLAQLPEETVVEVTGRAVANPDAPGGIEVVEPGWEPLSEPAEPLPFELYRPELRVSLPTVLDAAPFALRNARQRAPIELAAAGVRGFRATLDGLGFTEVHTPKLVGYATESGANVFGVDYFGRRAYLAQSPQFYKQAMVGVFERVYEVGPVFRAEPHDTARHLAEYTSLDAELGFIEDHRDVIGVIRDVFAGMVEAMAGSAGGAVAAAGIALPEVPAELPVVHFAEALERIGAAAGEDLSGEQDLAPAHERWLSAWAQREHGSEWLIVEGYPTAKRAFYTHPDPARPGYSRGFDLLFRGLELISGAQRLHRYADYVAAITARGESIEPYASYLEFFRHGMPPHGGFAIGLERFVARLTGAANVREVTLFPRDLHRLTP comes from the coding sequence GTGCAACGCATTCTGTCCACCGAGCTCGCCGCGCACGCCGGCGAGCAGGTTCGGCTGGCCGGCTGGGTACACCGGCGGCGGCTGCTGAAGTCCGTGGCGTTCCTGATCCTGCGTGACCGGGCGGGCCTCGCCCAGGTCGTGGTGTCCGACCCGGCCGCGCGGCAGCGCTTGGCGCAGCTGCCGGAGGAGACGGTCGTCGAGGTGACCGGCCGCGCGGTCGCGAACCCGGACGCCCCGGGCGGGATCGAGGTCGTCGAGCCGGGCTGGGAACCGCTGTCCGAGCCGGCCGAACCGCTGCCGTTCGAGCTGTACCGGCCGGAGCTTCGGGTGAGCCTGCCGACGGTGCTCGACGCGGCGCCGTTCGCGCTGCGCAACGCGCGGCAGCGGGCGCCGATCGAGCTGGCCGCCGCCGGGGTGCGCGGGTTCCGCGCCACCCTGGACGGCCTCGGCTTCACCGAGGTGCACACGCCGAAGCTGGTCGGCTACGCGACCGAGTCGGGTGCGAACGTGTTCGGCGTCGACTACTTCGGCCGCCGGGCCTACCTGGCGCAGAGCCCGCAGTTCTACAAGCAGGCGATGGTCGGCGTGTTCGAGCGGGTGTACGAGGTGGGCCCGGTGTTCCGGGCCGAGCCGCACGACACCGCCCGGCACCTGGCCGAGTACACCTCGCTGGACGCCGAGCTGGGGTTCATCGAGGACCACCGGGACGTGATCGGCGTGATCCGGGACGTGTTCGCCGGGATGGTGGAGGCGATGGCCGGCTCGGCCGGCGGCGCGGTCGCCGCGGCCGGGATCGCCCTGCCGGAGGTACCGGCCGAGCTGCCCGTGGTGCACTTCGCCGAGGCGCTGGAGCGCATCGGCGCGGCGGCGGGGGAGGACCTGTCGGGCGAGCAGGACCTGGCGCCGGCCCACGAACGGTGGCTGTCGGCCTGGGCACAGCGCGAGCACGGCTCGGAGTGGCTGATCGTCGAGGGGTACCCGACGGCGAAGCGCGCCTTCTACACCCACCCGGACCCGGCCCGGCCCGGCTACTCGCGCGGCTTCGACCTGCTGTTTCGTGGACTGGAGCTGATCAGCGGCGCGCAGCGGCTGCACCGGTACGCCGACTACGTGGCGGCGATCACCGCCCGCGGCGAGAGCATCGAGCCGTACGCGTCGTACCTGGAGTTCTTCCGGCACGGGATGCCGCCGCACGGCGGGTTCGCGATCGGGCTGGAACGGTTCGTGGCCCGGCTCACCGGCGCCGCGAACGTGCGCGAGGTCACGCTGTTCCCGCGCGACCTCCACCGCCTCACACCCTGA
- the lipB gene encoding lipoyl(octanoyl) transferase LipB, producing MALREQAAPAERLEIVRAGLVDYRVAWDQQRRIQQARIDDTGPDTLLLLEHPSVYTAGKRTEPLDRPTDGTPVIDVDRGGKITWHGPGQLVGYPIIKLPDPVDVIAFVHRVEDLVMSVCAEFGVPTTRITTRKDMRGGVWVLADDRGPTRKIAALGMRVSHGVTEHGFALNCNSDLTGYDRIVPCGIRDAGVTSLSYELGREVTVAEVLPMVESRVHMLFP from the coding sequence ATCGCGCTGCGGGAGCAGGCAGCTCCCGCCGAACGGCTGGAAATCGTCCGCGCCGGCCTCGTCGACTACCGCGTCGCGTGGGACCAGCAGCGCCGCATCCAGCAGGCCCGCATCGACGACACCGGCCCGGACACGCTGCTGCTGCTGGAGCATCCCAGCGTGTACACGGCCGGCAAGCGCACCGAACCGCTGGACCGCCCGACCGACGGCACCCCGGTCATCGACGTCGACCGCGGCGGCAAGATCACCTGGCACGGCCCCGGGCAGCTCGTCGGCTACCCGATCATCAAGCTGCCCGACCCGGTCGACGTGATCGCGTTCGTGCACCGGGTGGAAGACCTCGTCATGTCGGTGTGCGCCGAGTTCGGCGTGCCGACCACCCGGATCACCACCCGCAAGGACATGCGCGGCGGGGTGTGGGTGCTCGCCGACGACCGCGGACCGACCCGCAAGATCGCCGCCCTCGGGATGCGCGTCTCGCACGGGGTCACCGAGCACGGCTTCGCGCTCAACTGCAACTCCGACCTCACCGGGTACGACCGGATCGTGCCGTGCGGCATCCGGGACGCCGGGGTGACCTCGCTGAGCTACGAGCTGGGCCGCGAGGTGACCGTCGCCGAGGTGCTCCCGATGGTCGAGTCCCGCGTCCACATGCTCTTCCCGTAA
- a CDS encoding ABC transporter permease, giving the protein MTVEVGTLWRQRSVMGMLVRRDLAVKYQSSMLGYLWSLIDPLVQALIYWFIFGVLYHRSGDENMLGHAGYPLFIVSGIFAWMWMSAGITESAHALSSQSRLITTMRVHRQIFPISKVFARSVEFLVGIPVVLVFALIFHGYFTWRLLAIPLAMVIQGVLLIGVALILAPLNVLFRDVERMTRLIVRILMYSAPVIYPLARVIGAPGDPSSLPGWFQFLYQCNPLVGIMELQHGAWIAPMFPSAQLVIMSATGSLIVFILGWWVFNRAESAVLKEL; this is encoded by the coding sequence TTGACGGTGGAAGTCGGAACGCTCTGGCGACAACGCAGCGTCATGGGGATGTTGGTGCGCCGGGACCTGGCGGTCAAGTACCAGTCCTCGATGCTCGGGTACCTGTGGTCGCTGATCGATCCGCTCGTGCAGGCGCTGATCTACTGGTTCATCTTCGGGGTGCTCTACCACCGCAGCGGCGACGAGAACATGCTCGGCCACGCCGGCTATCCGCTGTTCATCGTCTCCGGCATCTTCGCCTGGATGTGGATGTCGGCCGGCATCACCGAGTCGGCGCACGCGTTGAGCTCGCAGTCCCGGCTGATCACCACGATGCGGGTGCACCGGCAGATCTTCCCGATCTCGAAGGTGTTCGCCCGGTCGGTCGAGTTCCTGGTCGGCATCCCGGTGGTGCTGGTGTTCGCGCTGATCTTCCACGGCTACTTCACCTGGCGGCTGCTCGCCATCCCGCTGGCCATGGTGATCCAGGGCGTGCTGCTGATCGGGGTGGCGCTGATCCTCGCCCCGCTCAACGTGCTGTTCCGCGACGTGGAGCGGATGACCCGGCTGATCGTGCGCATCCTGATGTACTCGGCGCCGGTCATCTACCCGCTCGCCCGGGTGATCGGCGCGCCGGGAGATCCGTCCTCCCTGCCCGGCTGGTTCCAGTTCCTCTACCAGTGCAACCCGCTGGTGGGGATCATGGAGTTGCAGCACGGCGCGTGGATCGCGCCGATGTTCCCCAGCGCACAGTTGGTGATCATGTCGGCGACCGGTTCGCTGATCGTGTTCATCCTTGGCTGGTGGGTCTTCAACCGGGCCGAGTCGGCCGTGCTCAAGGAGCTGTAG
- a CDS encoding ABC transporter ATP-binding protein, whose translation MSTIIEAHDLGIRFSKNRKRQRKLREMFIFRGKNRGPKISHDFWALRHINFSIEEGEAVGLIGANGTGKSTLLRMIAGVLSPDEGWVECRGKVAPLLALSAGFSGDLTGRENVQIVAAMHGLSQQQIRKRFDAIVEYADVAEFIDTPIRHYSSGMKVRLGFAVLTQLEHPVMLVDEALAVGDRKFREKCYKTIEGMLAEGRTLVLVSHSDKDLRRFCKRGIYLRKGELISDGPIESVLDEYHDYAKA comes from the coding sequence ATGAGCACCATCATCGAGGCGCACGACCTGGGCATCCGGTTCAGCAAGAACCGGAAGCGGCAGCGCAAGCTGCGGGAGATGTTCATCTTCCGTGGCAAGAACCGCGGCCCGAAGATCAGCCACGACTTCTGGGCGTTGCGGCACATCAACTTCAGCATCGAAGAGGGCGAGGCCGTCGGCCTGATCGGCGCGAACGGTACGGGCAAGTCGACCCTGCTGCGGATGATCGCCGGCGTGCTCAGCCCGGACGAGGGCTGGGTGGAGTGCCGGGGCAAGGTGGCTCCGCTGCTGGCCCTGTCCGCCGGCTTCTCCGGCGACCTGACCGGCCGGGAGAACGTGCAGATCGTCGCGGCCATGCACGGCCTGAGCCAGCAGCAGATCCGGAAGCGGTTCGACGCGATCGTCGAGTACGCCGACGTGGCCGAGTTCATCGACACGCCGATCCGGCACTACTCCTCCGGGATGAAGGTGCGGCTCGGGTTCGCCGTGCTCACCCAGCTGGAGCACCCGGTGATGCTGGTCGACGAGGCGCTCGCGGTGGGCGACCGCAAGTTCCGGGAGAAGTGCTACAAGACCATCGAGGGGATGCTCGCCGAGGGCCGCACCCTGGTGCTCGTCTCGCACTCCGACAAGGATCTGCGCCGGTTCTGCAAGCGTGGCATCTACCTGCGCAAGGGTGAGCTGATCTCCGACGGCCCGATCGAGTCGGTCCTGGACGAGTACCACGACTACGCCAAGGCCTGA